A segment of the Elaeis guineensis isolate ETL-2024a chromosome 6, EG11, whole genome shotgun sequence genome:
GATAAGACAGGTAATAGGCTGATCTGATGATCCATATGTTTAGCACTTACTAGGCTTAGCGTTAATGTGAGTATAAAATTGCTTAATTGAATCTGTTCCAGGACACTTCagattcatcaaaaattaaaacaaatgTGATGCATAGCATGACATGACTTATGATTGAAGCTAATAATTGATATATAAGGTAGCCCTTTATGACAGATAAGTTAAGGTGTGTAAAAGTTCAAAAATTATAACTATATTCTAACTGACATAAGGCACTTCCCATTAAGATCTAGATGATCCAAGACATAAAAGCAAACAAACCGTAGGATCTATGTAGATGAACATGGTCTAACCTGAAAAATACAATGAAAAACATAGTGTGGATACACAGTATATGTATCAAAAACAGATCAGGACCATCTTATCAGTTCTCTTTCCATCTAAGCTAATCCTTGTGTGTATCTTTGTCCACAAAACTTTACCCAGCCTCCCATTTCCCTAATCAACCCTCATCATGAGGCAGATGCATTGAGAACTCTGGACTTGCCCacattcatcttctacatctcatcTTTGTTCTGCCTAGAGGATATTCCATTAGTTGTCCATACTACCTTTCCACCTCAAAAAGTCCCATGAAGTACTACAATTTCAAGATTGGTGCTTGATGCCTCATTTTTGAAAATCAACAATACCAGCCACCATGATCATGGATTCTAAATGCAGTGACAGGtttattagaattaaaataaGTAAcacttttaaaatataaagaaccaTTGCCTTGCATTTAGAGAAGATACATATAGATTAAAATTCTAACTAAACTAACTCTATCAATGAGAAAAAAAACAAATTGGTCATTTTCTACTGCATGCAAAACACAACAGTCAAAAACAGAACATAAAAATATTCTAATGGTTTCTCAATGCCGCATCAGACAAAGAAGTAGTGTGTGCATGTATGCAATTTATAAAAGAAATGTACATGAAATGAGCTGAGGGGACCTCTCACCTATACCAACATAGAATATTAAATGTCACATTACACAACTTAATTATGAGAAAATGGAAGAAAAAATTAGCTATTTAGAAAGCCTATGGAGAGGAGAGGCACAAGTTTTTCTCAAATGTAAAATGAATTCACATCTCAGGTAACTTAACAAGATGGTTATAGAACAACATCTTAGCCTAAGATGTATTTTATAAAAGATAAAATCTACTGAGTTCTAAGCTGCATATGGCTCTCAAAGAAAACAAGCCAATCAAGGATGAAGCATAAAAAGCAATACAAATTAATGGTTTCTGTGGAACGTATTGTTGAGATAGAATGGAAAAATAATTCCGAAACAAATTTCACAAAGTACAATGAAGTTAACGAGTTCATGGAACCAAAACAATGAATAGTAAACTATTCAACTTAATTTAACAAGATGAAACATTGGACGAAAACAGTCGTGCTGTTTATGTTTAAAGTGAAGGTCCTCCTAATATCCATTTTTTCTGAACTAGTACACAAACTCCATCAATCTAAATGAGTAGCACAATGTCGCTGGTTTTTTGTTTTAGGAATAGGACAGTAATTTTGATGTAATTGTTTGCGTACATAACTAGAAAAACCTCTCATTCCATCAGATTCAAAGATGAGTCCATCAAGAGAAGTAGTGGAAGGAAGTAGCACCTCGGATAAGTCATGGCGTCCTTCTTCGAGAACTTGGCAATCTCCGAATGGTTCAAATCACCATCAGGACCCAGTAAGAGATAACGCCCATCAAGACAAGGAGTAAACGATGAAGGATTCCTTCGAAGAAGCTTCAGTCCGTGCCTCCCCAACTCGAGGTCTCTAAGCCAACTCAAatgagatcaagaaaagagaaagaaagtagaaGGCTAAGGAGGAGGAGTGATTACCGGATGACGGAAGGACGGAGGAGGCTCTGGAGGTAACTACAGCGGGAGAAGTGGAAGCCGGGGACGATCTCCTCGGTGACAGCGGCGCCGCCGACGAGGTGGCGCTTCTCGAGGACGGCGACGGAGAGGCCGGAGCGGGCCAGGTAGGCGGCCGCGGTCAGGCCATTGTGGCCGCCGCCCACCACCACCGCATCCCATCTCCTCTTGCTAAGAGACGCGGCGGCGGAGGACGCGAACCCCCGGCGGAATGCCATAGCTTGACCCGCTGGCAAGGATCTTTAATACACGAAACGAAGGGAACTAAGAAAAGAGAGGAGCCAGTGGCCGGTGGAGTCCGCAGCGTCGGGAGTTCTGGTGACCGGTGACCTGCAGCGATTTTGGAAGCTAGCGGCGTGGTGGCAAACTAGACAAGCAGCAAACGCGAGCGCTGGCATATAAATTATAAACGACGCCCGATGAACGCCCGTCGGTGAAATAAGATAATATTAAATTtgacatataaaattttactaagtTATTTTACTAGTCTCTAGTTCCATCAACGGTCCCATGGTCTAGTGGTTAGGACATTGGACTCTGAATCCAGTAACCCGAGTTCAAATCTCGGTGGgacctttatttttttcttttttcctccaaaTTAACCTAGACTTTTCGTGATACTTCACATTCTTTTTTCCCCCCCTCCAAATTAATCTAGAAATAAGATGGATTTTGCAGAACAGCTGGAAGGGAAGGCTCCTGTACTAGTTGATATCTCTTATGTAGAGGTAGACTTTTTGCTTGTATTTTTGTAgatgtttattttttttcaccTCAATTTAATCAGAAATAGAGGGAAAGCTCCTATACTAATTGATCTCTCTAATGTGAAGATAGACTTTTTGTTATATTTTtgtagatatttaattttttttttttcacttcaaTTTAATCAGAAATAGAGAAGCACCATTTTGAGATGGAGTGGGGATGGTCACCGAGAGAGAAGGCCCACGCATTCATCACCCTTATGCAAACATAGAAGATAGGAGAAAGCCTTTGATAAAACGACTCCGTCACCAAATTGACATCACTCATGAATGAAACAAATGAGGAATAAATTACAACAGAGAGCATTGCAGTTTGTGCTTTACCTTGAAACAAACCAAACTGCACATGATGAAACTACTTGTATCTCTACACTTCACTGTCATTGCTGATCATACAACCGCAAAACTCTGAATTGCTGAACGACAGTACTCTTCCTCCACCAAACGTGTTGGAAGTGAAGCATTGCCCCATAATCCAATGAATTGCGCCATGCCTACTTCGAGTAAGTGCTCGGAGCAAGGACTGCAGAACAAACACCCAGAGGTGGCAGGCACTCGAACAACCAGCCAGCCAATCAAATATTATCCAACACTTGATAAACCAGAAAACCTTCTATCTATTCATCAAACTCGCCTACCAACCCTAATGGTTCAGGGTAGATCTCCCTTGATGTCCTCCTGCATGAAAATGAGTGGTCTCCTCCACTCCCTTGAGACCTTGCTGTGGCTGAATATTTCCGACTAGCAAGGTCTGAGGAGCTGTTTCGCCAGCTTACAAACAAGGCGTTGCGCCATGAACCCCAAGATGATGTAGTTCTAAGCTGAGCAGAATTGGAATGGCTCTCCTCCCTCACGACTTTTAGCGGGTTCTCAAGAGCTTTCAGAATGTACCTGGCAAGTGGTCGTTTGGAAGGTTTTGGGTCCAAGCATGACTTTGCTACAATGGCCATTGCCCACACCTCCTCGAGGTGGTCTTCATCCACAACAAGAGTTGGGTCCATGATCTTGGTCACCAGCTCCTTCTCAAATAAACTGATGTAAGTCAGTGTGTGATCCAGCCAGTCATTCATGGCAGGACTGTCAGAACCACTGATGCCAAGCTTGCCAGTAACCAACTCCAAAAGCACCTTCCCAAAGCAGTATACATCATAGGCGCATGTTGCACCAGGAAAGCCTGAGTATTTACCAGGCAAACAAACAATAAAGTCAGCTATCCCTGGATGGAGACAGAATAACAAGCAgggtaattaattaaattttctgCAAGCACCTACCAGAGACGCCTTGCTCAGATGGCCTGCACGTCATGAAAAGAGAGAATATATTGTCAGAACATGAATGAAATCATTGAGTTTTTACtaatcaattcaaaaaaaaaaaaaaaaaaagagtctagAGCGATATTGGCTACCAGCAGATATAACAGCCATCTTTAAGGCGGTAGGTACCAAGTTCCAATACAATACTTCCATGCATCAGCATATACATAAGAGTAGATTGGACATATACTTTGAAATATTGAATAAGATATCTTCCTACTCTGTTAACAGTAGTTATTGAACTTCTAGAACCTCGAAATTTTGAAATGTTGCTTTATCCAAAAAAACAAATGTCATGGCGTGCACATTTTGTGCAATCACGACTTTAAGTATCCTGAAGTGGAGCAAACCTTCAGTTTCATCCCTTACATTTTGGTGAAAAAACCTTCAATTTCCCTTTATAACTAGAAGCTTGCTTGAATATCAACATGAAATGGATGCGATGTGAGATTTTAGGACACATTATaaactttctccaaaattttgggTATCAAACCAACCAATTTATTCTACCAGCTTCCAAATTTAATGTCTTCTATATCAAGATATAAAGTAGAGATCACTTTGTGGACATGATCTGGGATCTAGAGAATAAGTTATGCAAGTAGCATTAGTATGCTCAGAAGATAGAATtgcatttctcttcatttttatgTCAATGGCCCTAGAAATGGGCAAAATAGTGGCAAGCATAATCTTTCTCCATGGAGAATTATTTGGCTTCAGAAATTTTGCAGGGTCAAAAGCAGCTAGAGAGAACAAAATCGCATTTAAGTATTCAGAGGAACTATTTGACTCAAGTGGTATTAAGCCAGCAAAAAGTTTATGATCTGAAAATAGTGTCATATTAGTTTTCTATCATGACTGCCCCTTGGCTTCCCGTCGTGGTAAGCAAATCCAGTTAGTGTCTGCAACATAAACATAAGAGGCACATCCTCAGCAGGGTCAAGGTAAGTAAAATTGGTTAATGCCTGCAATATGAACATAAGAGACATCCTAAGCAGGACAAGATATTGACCACTGCTTTTTCATGGTCTGGCAAGTTTTTGATTGCAAGGATTCACAAATAGTGTTTTATGGATATCTCaccctaaagaaatatttaatcaTATAAGCTTCATTAACAGTTCTTATCTGCACCAAATTTTGAGCATTTTTCTGTTCTTCAATTTACTTGGAATCAGCTTTTCAGATTATGTATTGCTACGAGTTCCCATCCAAGCATAAACCTCTTGGGAAGTGACGTTAGATTCCTTCTTAAAACTTAGATCAAAATCTTATATAGCATCCCTCTTCTCTTTTCCATATCAATCAAAGAACAGACCCTCTCCCAAATAGAGCGATCTCTGACTTATGCTCCATATATCTAAAACTTCACCACCTATCACAATTTCGCCACATATCCACCAAACCTTCCTCCTCTCTTTAGTCTGTAGCAAGGTGTACCGTATCATAATGAACCGGAATGTACGAGGCATACTATCCCATATCAATTGGGTATTAATATATGGTACAGAGGGCATACGGACACTCGATACATGGTACTGATCCCCATACCAAGCGTATCAATACACTGACAAGATGGCACTAGTATGGGACCCGGTACCAAGACGGTAGACCTTGGTTTGTCGACTCATCTATTACTTGTAGGCCCTTCACAGTTTCCATCATTCTAATATAAAAGCTACATAGCTTGCCTTGGAAATTATGTTACATAATTTTAGTGAAAATTAGAGATCTGCAAGTGCAGGCCAACAGGCAGATGTGGTTCCATGTATGAATTATAATTTGTTGGATTCTTCATTCAACATCATATCCTTTCACCTGTTGTCCACAGAAATCAAGCAAGTCATATGTACATCAACATTCCAGAAATTGGGTATCAAGATTGTTTCACAATATGCATATTTATTAAGTTTATGTGATTTAAGGAACTCCTAACAATGTGGAAATATCTATCGGTCTAAAAGTTAAAAGAAATAAACATTGAAAAATAATGAGGAGCAATGACTTTTAAGAGTGTTGTCTGGGCATAAATGAAGAATCAAAAGTATCCAACGTACGGCAAATTTATAATAGCAAAAACAAGGGGAAAAATGGTTCTGAATTAAAAGAAGGACCAATATAACTAGGGTCTGAATTTCCAAAACAACATAAAGGAACAACCAACAAGCAAAGTGCCACCCATATCCTACTATGAAACTGGAAATGGAAACTTACTGTGATGATCTCAGCATCCTAGTGAAGACATGCTGGCCATCTCCTTGCTGAGTGCACATCTCACTTAAACTTCCAAGTCGCACTTCATATTTATCATCTAGAAGGATACTGCTTGCTTGAACATCTCTGCAACCATAATTGAAAAATAAATGCCTGCACTGGCTATGTGCGCATGCATGTCTTGGTGTTTGGAAGCATTAATAATGGTATAAAGGAGCATGTATTTTCCTGTTTGATTTTGATACATCAAACTGAGGGGAAATAGGGAGTGCTAGTCATCTCAAGGTCTCTGTATTAACTACTGCTCTACATATGCTGATAGCAAAATGGAGCTGTAGTCTTCTCTCCCACTCACACACTCTCTCACTTGATATATGGATAGTGAATCATCTATGGTGACATGATCCTTGGGTTGGTTTGAACTGGATCCAAATTTCTTGATCTAGACTCAACATCTTAAATCATTTTACTTGAATTTGTGCAAACCTGTTGTAGTTTTGCAAGTTACAAAAGTAACTCGCTTTTAAGAATTCTCTCCAGGTTTTAAGACTTAAATCAAATCCACAGGTCTAGACTTGTGGCTCAAAGCACAACCAATTTTATCACAACGCATCATTGAAAGTTCTGAAAAATTATAATAAGAGTCTAGTGCATGAAGTAGTTACTTGAGCAACAGAGAATTTCACAAGTAGCACTCATAGAGACACGAAGATGTGTATTAAATATGTCGCTTTATCTTATTATTTGTTCCTTGAAAATGAATTTGATTCTCAACTTTGcctttcatcaaaattatttccGTCACTTGTGGATTCTTGAAGGGTTGCTTCCAGGTCTTATTAACACAAAGTACAAGCAAATAATGCGTATTTCCCTTCTCATCAGATAGTAAAATGGTTCTAATTTCATGGTAGGCCCCATGCTTGCCCAAATTTGTGTTGACCAGAAACATAACACCATGTTATAGGTGGCTAACATTAAACTGAAGATCAAGGACAGAGGCTCCCAAATTTGATGGATCTACTTTGACCTATAAAGATGACCCTATAAAGGAGGTGTAGGGCTTGTGCTAATTGTTCAAGTAAATGGTACTTTGAGATTTAAGCAAGTACAACTCAAAATATGAGATGATCAATTAAAAGGAGAGATTAAATAAAATACGATCATTTCATGTTAGCAACTTGCTATGGGTTGTCTGACATCTCTTCATGCAAGAAAAAAGTAGTGGGAAAGGAAAATAAATAGGAATGGAAGTAACATTTAAAGAAATTAAACTGTACCTATGAACCAGAGGTGGAGTACACTCATGATGAAGAAAACATAAGGCCTCAGCCACCCCTATTGCAATCTTCAACCTCTTTATCCAATCCAAAGACTGTAGCCCTTCTTCTTCCCTCCCAGATTTCGTATACAAAGCACTAGACAGGTCCCcatttggcataagcttatataCAAGAAGCTTCTCATCCTCTTTCTCCAAACAGTGGCCAAGGAATGGGACCAATCTTGCATGCGAAACCTTGGCAAACAAATTCAACTCCATAACATATGCTTCCCTCATCAAAGTCTGCACATTGATCCTCTTCACGACCACAGAAGCCCCATCCTCTAAAACACCATAGTATATATCTCCTGAGTTCCCATGCTTGATAAGGTTCAGGGGACTAAACTCTGATGTTGCCTGAAGCAACTGCTCATATGTGAAGGCATCCCCCACAGCAGACAATTTATCTGTGACCCCTAAAGAAGGCGGCTCCTGCGCCACCCTCCCAGATGGAACTACATTGGCAGTGATGCCCCTCTGTTCAGCAGAATGAGCTCCTCTTCTGACCAAGGATAACACAAGAACTGAAACCAAAATGGAGACAAGTGCTAGCCCCCCAAGTACCCCTGCCAATATATACCTCCAATTCCTATTGCTGGATGGAGCTGAGGCTGGATCCGGGGGAACGGCGCCATCGTAAGTTATACCTCTTTCCATGTAGAACTTCTCACATTCAAGTGTGCTCCTCTGATTTGAAACATTTTGGAAGCAATTCATTGCGAAAGAGGTATTCATACTCAGGCCACCGGCCAATACTGTTCCTTCAAAATAATTATTCGAAAGGTCGACAAATTTGAATCTTTGGAAAAGAATTTCGATTCCAGAAGAGATTGATCCATAGCAAAGATTGTTTGAGAGATCGAACACTCCACCAGTGGCATTGGCATTGCCAGGCACGCGGTTGGGAAGTTCGCCGGTGAGGTTATTGTTGGAGACATCAAGAAGCTCCAATTCTGGCAGTAGAGACCACAGTGAATCCGGAAGACCGCCAGAAAAGTTGTTGCGCCTCAGTACGACGGACCGGAATCGAAAGGCGCCGGAGAAGAGGCTCTCCGGCAAAGAACCTAAGAGGGAATTGAAGCCGAGATCGAGGGAGACGAGGAGAGAAAGATTACCGAGCTGTGGCGGAACCGATCCGGTGAGGCTATTATTGGAGAGGATTAGGGTTTTGAGGTTCGAAAGCGTCCCGAGAGCCGGTGGGATTTCGCCGGCGAGGTAGTTGGAGGAGAGATCGAGATGGGAGAGGTTGGCGAGGGCGGCGAGCGCCGGTGGGATGGATCCGGTGAGGGAGTTGTGGGAGAGGTCGAGGTGGGTGAGAAGCCGGAGGCCGCCAAGAGTTGGCGGGATGTCGCCAGTGAGGGAGTTCCCAGCAAGCGAGAGCACGGAGAGACCGGCGACGCGGCCAAGGGAGTCGGGGATGACGCCGGAGACGGCGGCAGAGCGGAGGTCGAGGGCGGCGAGGGAAGGCGGGAGGCGGGAGCCGAACCAGTCGGGGAAGGGGCCGGAGAGGAGGAAGCCGGAGGCATTAAAAGAGACGAGATTAGTGAGATTCTGGAGGCCGTCGACGGCGAACCGGGGGTTGCGCCGGGCGAACCGGGTTCTACGGAGGCCAGAGAGGTTAAGTGAAACGACCCGGCCGGACCGGCAAAGGACACCTGTCCACTTGGAGCAAGGGTCGGCCCGGCGAGGCCAGTCCCGTGCGCGGAGGCCGAGAGAGGAACGCAAGCTATAAAGCGCGCCGAGCTCGACAGCAGAAGTTAATGGCTGACACCGAGCCAAACGGGCACGTtgcaagaagaagagaagggagaagagaatgACCAACAGCGAAGGAGACGTCATGGGAGTACATGGTGATTTGGATCTCATTTGGTGGTCACTTTTGGTGCAGCTTGGTGCCGGAAATGGCAGGTGTGCGTCCACTAAATTTCGAAGCTGTTAGTGGTGGTCACGTTTCGTGTTATTTTTGGGAAAAAAAAGGATAGATAGCAGAGGAGCAGCTGCTATGATTGAGCTGAATTAAAAGAGGGGATATTAATGGCAAAAGGGAAGACTCAACTGCCACTCTGCTCGCGTCTTTAACGGTCCTTCGTTTTCTTTCTCGCCGGAGGGAGTCGGGACCAGCCGGTTCGCGGCGGGGTTGGACCGGGGAGCTACTGCGTTCTATTTCTTTATATGAGGGGTGGGGGAGGGGGAAGGGTTGACCCACGGAAAACCCGGGAGGGACAGCCAGAAGAAGAGGCCTCGTCCTGGACTGTTTTATTTAATATGGCGCTCTCTTGCTCTCCTTCTCTCTAGTTCGCTGGGTGAAACGTTGAGGGCATCAATGGAGGGTCTACTTGGAGGAGAGGGGATGGGTTATGTGAGAGAGTGATTATAAGGGGTTACAGGGGTGGTTTTCTACTGGGGTACAGGGGGAAATTTCTTCTTTGGTTCTTCGTGTCTTTACGCAAACATTCTTTTCCTCTTGGGtcaggttgtatctttcgcgcggGATAACCGTTGGATCGTGCAATGGTTGCTTCGAGATCTGTGTAGCGGATGTAGGATAGGGTTCAGAGTGCTTTCAGATCCGTGCAGGGAGCGATCCGACGGGCAATATCACCAAAGAAGATGAATCATTCTTTggcgcgaaagatacaacccgaacccgtTTGCTCTCCCTAGAACCAGGATGAGGGAAGAGCGGCGGACTAAGCGGCAGACATGAGTTTTGATGgaaaattatactttatatatgtacataacgtattttatatattttaaatttgaaaatctaCTCCACATAAttggtaaattaaaaaaataaaaaatttaattttttaataaaaaattaattatttaaaatttgtaaaaaaatatattattcacATATTACATGTCCCATTAGTTAGGATTTCATAACACTCCAAGATAAAAGAATAAGTATAATCTCAAATTTTGAAGACACTAATAATCGTGCTGACGAGTTATGCaagcaaataaattttaaatattttattttctaatttttatgagtatatatatatatatatattcatcttaattaattaagtcatttattttattaaaaaaagcaAGTATAACCATCGTGTATCTCCGTATCTGGACCGTGTACGTGGCGGCAGTTGCTGGATTGTGCTGTTCTGGCTTATATTTTTAAAGACAAAATTGAATGCTTGGAATACGTGAGTTTACGCGCGAATCATATTTGGAACATACCAGTTTAAGTTAGTTTGTGTGCATTGGGAAAACGGGACGGTGTCTCCGGTACGCGGTGTGGTATGTTTCGCGGCTTGTGCCTGGATCCTTCTTGGCGCATAAAGCGATGAAAGGAACGCCAGGATAGCAATTGAAAGGGAGTTAATGAGATTGGGACTTGCAGGTTATAACTACAACCTAATGTCCCAACATGATCACTATTAGCCGGATAAACTTCTGAGATGACAACAGAAGTAACGATTAGGTAGGTCATCCTCCGTACTTATCTTAGGGTAAGGTGCATAGCGCCTTGGGCCATGATGGGGCAAGTAGAGTTAAATGGAACGGGTTAGATAAATCGAGTCAAATAAAgttacaaaattaattttttatatataaatttttttttaatcttaagaaaaaaatttatgaagaattatacgTATCATTGTTGGATTCAATAGGGATTTTACCATTACAGTATCCAATCCGATTAGAATCCA
Coding sequences within it:
- the LOC105060098 gene encoding probable LRR receptor-like serine/threonine-protein kinase At2g16250, producing MRSKSPCTPMTSPSLLVILFSLLFFLQRARLARCQPLTSAVELGALYSLRSSLGLRARDWPRRADPCSKWTGVLCRSGRVVSLNLSGLRRTRFARRNPRFAVDGLQNLTNLVSFNASGFLLSGPFPDWFGSRLPPSLAALDLRSAAVSGVIPDSLGRVAGLSVLSLAGNSLTGDIPPTLGGLRLLTHLDLSHNSLTGSIPPALAALANLSHLDLSSNYLAGEIPPALGTLSNLKTLILSNNSLTGSVPPQLGNLSLLVSLDLGFNSLLGSLPESLFSGAFRFRSVVLRRNNFSGGLPDSLWSLLPELELLDVSNNNLTGELPNRVPGNANATGGVFDLSNNLCYGSISSGIEILFQRFKFVDLSNNYFEGTVLAGGLSMNTSFAMNCFQNVSNQRSTLECEKFYMERGITYDGAVPPDPASAPSSNRNWRYILAGVLGGLALVSILVSVLVLSLVRRGAHSAEQRGITANVVPSGRVAQEPPSLGVTDKLSAVGDAFTYEQLLQATSEFSPLNLIKHGNSGDIYYGVLEDGASVVVKRINVQTLMREAYVMELNLFAKVSHARLVPFLGHCLEKEDEKLLVYKLMPNGDLSSALYTKSGREEEGLQSLDWIKRLKIAIGVAEALCFLHHECTPPLVHRDVQASSILLDDKYEVRLGSLSEMCTQQGDGQHVFTRMLRSSQPSEQGVSGFPGATCAYDVYCFGKVLLELVTGKLGISGSDSPAMNDWLDHTLTYISLFEKELVTKIMDPTLVVDEDHLEEVWAMAIVAKSCLDPKPSKRPLARYILKALENPLKVVREESHSNSAQLRTTSSWGSWRNALFVSWRNSSSDLASRKYSATARSQGSGGDHSFSCRRTSREIYPEPLGLVGEFDE